From a region of the Nothobranchius furzeri strain GRZ-AD chromosome 12, NfurGRZ-RIMD1, whole genome shotgun sequence genome:
- the LOC139062064 gene encoding spectrin alpha chain, non-erythrocytic 1-like — MVEEGHFAGSEPSARQNILIHHVLTSDLLTQQQQVAPTDDETGKELVLALYDYQEKSPGEVTMKKGDILTLLNSTNKVVLLELASLAE; from the exons atggtggaggaag gtcacttcgctggttcagaaccctcggcccgtcagaacattcttatccaccacgttctaacatcagacctgttaacccaacagcaacaagtggctccaactgacgatgagaccgggaaggagctggttctggctctgtacgactaccaggagaagagtcctggagaggtcaccatgaagaagggcgacatcctcacgctgctcaacagcaccaacaag gttgttttacttgaactcgcgtctttagctgaatga